In the Ursus arctos isolate Adak ecotype North America unplaced genomic scaffold, UrsArc2.0 scaffold_5, whole genome shotgun sequence genome, one interval contains:
- the LOC113261895 gene encoding olfactory receptor 2T27-like has protein sequence MVGGNESSGTDFILVGLFPEFQHSPVLNSVIIFIYTLAFLGNILLIVLIWGDSRLHTPMYILLSQLSVIDLTLTSTIVPKMASNFFTGKRTISWIGCGMQSFFFLMLGMSECLILTLMAYDRYVAVCNPLRYSIIMSPRFCMHMVLGCWIGGSISSFIHTVYPMHFPICGSREIHHFFCEVPVLIKLSCEDTSVYQLVVVVTSIVLLVVPFSLITVSYTLIFLTVFRMNSVKGRKKTLATCSSHLTVVSLFFGPNIFIYMTFTSSHSAEQDQALSVFSNILTPMLNPLIYSLRNKEVVAALRKLMGKCVVS, from the coding sequence ATGGTGGGTGGAAACGAATCCTCAGGAACTGATTTCATCCTTGTGGGGCTCTTTCCTGAGTTTCAGCATTCCCCTGTCCTCAACTCCGTGATCATTTTTATCTACACCTTGGCCTTCCTGGGAAATATACTTCTGATTGTCTTGATTTGGGGAGACTCTCGGCTCCATACACCCATGTACATTTTGCTCAGTCAACTCTCTGTCATTGACTTGACATTAACTTCCACCATTGTCCCAAAGATGGCTTCTAATTTTTTCACAGGGAAAAGGACAATATCATGGATTGGCTGTGGAATGCAGAGTTTCTTCTTCCTGATGTTGGGAATGTCAGAGTGCCTCATCTTGACTCTCATGGcttatgaccgctatgtggctgTCTGCAACCCACTGCGTTATTCCATTATCATGAGCCCCAGGTTCTGTATGCACATGGTTTTGGGGTGTTGGATTGGAGGCTCTATAAGTTCATTTATCCATACAGTCTACCCTATGCATTTTCCTATCTGTGGGTCACGGGAGATCCACCACTTCTTCTGTGAGGTCCCAGTCCTCATTAAGCTCTCCTGTGAAGACACTTCAGTATATCAgttagtggtggtggtgacaagCATTGTGTTGCTTGTTGTACCTTTCAGTCTCATCACAGTTTCCTATACTCTCATCTTCCTCACTGTCTTCCGTATGAACTCtgtcaaaggaaggaaaaaaaccctggcCACTTGCTCTTCCCATCTAACTGTGGTGAGTCTCTTCTTTGGCCCAAACATATTTATCTATATGACTTTCACTTCCTCCCATAGTGCAGAGCAGGACCAAGCTCTTTCTGTATTCAGCAATATCCTAACACCCATGTTGAATCCCCTCAtttacagcctgaggaacaaggaGGTGGTGGCAGCTCTCAGGAAGCTTATGGGGAAATGTGTGGTATCTTAG
- the LOC113261424 gene encoding olfactory receptor 1020-like has translation MVNQSTIAQFILKGFSDIPIVNAVCTGIFLIIYTFGILGNISVITVIIKDGHLHTPMYFFLKNLSFLDVCYVSVTMPKAIVNTILGSEEISFLECVVQLYLFFTLAGTECFLLTAMAYDRCMAIYRPLLYEITMNRKLCWELVSTSWICGAFYAIFHAINTFSLPFCGPNVIDHFFCDIPPVMRLSCVDYHANEEWSFIYSSCIILGAFVLTISSYICIISTIIKIQHVQGLWKAFSTCSCHLTTILLFYGTGSSMYLRPTSEYSPIQGRLAAVFYSVITPTLNPVIYCLRNKEMKVSLKKVHCGK, from the exons ATGGTGAATCAGAGCACAATAGCACAATTTATTCTGAAGGGTTTCTCAGACATCCCCATTGTGAATGCTGTATGCACAGGTATTTTCCTGATTATCTACACCTTTGGGATTCTGGGGAATATCTCTGTCATCACAGTGATTATCAAAGATGGTCACCTTCATacacccatgtatttcttcctaaAGAATTTGTCCTTCCTGGATGTATGCTATGTATCAGTCACCATGCCTAAGGCCATTGTCAATACCATCTTGGGTTCAGAGGAGATTTCCTTCCTAGAGTGTGTTGTCCAGCTCTATTTATTTTTCACCCTGGCAGGCACTGAGTGCTTCTTGCTTACAGCCATGGCCTATGACCGTTGTATGGCCATCTACAGGCCCCTTCTTTATGAAATCACAATGAACAGAAAACTCTGCTGGGAGCTGGTTTCCACTTCCTGGATTTGTGGGGCTTTCTATGCAATCTTCCATGCTATCAataccttctctctccctttctgtggtCCTAATGTTATAGATCACTTTTTCTGTGATATTCCTCCTGTCATGAGGCTCTCCTGTGTTGACTATCATGCAAATGAAGAATGGAGTTTTATCTACAGCAGCTGCATTATCTTGGGAGCTTTTGTTCTTACAATAAGCTCTTACATATGCATCATTTCCACCATTATCAAGATTCAGCATGTGCAGGGCCTCTGGAAAGCCTTCTCCACTTGTTCTTGTCATCTGACTACTATTCTCCTATTTTATGGAACTGGAAGTTCCATGTATCTGAGACCCACCTCTGAATATTCTCCTATCCAAGGGCGCCTGGCTGCTGTGTTTTATTCCGTCATCACACCCACCTTGAATCCTGTCATCTATTGTCTgaggaacaaagaaatgaaagtatcTCTCAAGAAAGT ccactgtggaaag